In one Agathobacter rectalis ATCC 33656 genomic region, the following are encoded:
- a CDS encoding TIM-barrel domain-containing protein — protein MGNLYKNCKIQDNTAELIYENGSLFVTIFENNIVHVAQKHGIESVAIEEDFIPKAATPDVTCKDTSDAKGTAAEAGVSDAAVKAVISARDITVNVKDNEKLDIYYKGKLVLSDYETARKKSEKNPYEDLAIAELEGHTVGKDEEKTDAVTIIKKLGKDDAIYGLGDKPGCLNKRGYSYVNWNTDDPAPHVDSFKSLYKSIPFFIVLGDEYCYGIFADNTYKTTFDFGYENTDYYFVEHEKGELDYYFMPGNDMAEVVGLYTSLTGTTPLYQRWIYGSHQSRWGYYTQDEVLDIADKFRELDIPCDVIHMDIDYMNGYRVFTFDDKKFPDVKGLSEKLADRGVKLISIIDPGVKKDEDYFMYKEGMEMDAFAHDTDGSVYENAVWPGTSVFPDFTKQSVRSWWGDKTKILLEHGISGIWNDMNEPASFNGPLPDDVQFEYGAHEKVHNIYGHFMAKATYEGLAKNDGGKRPFVLTRAAYAGSQKYCGGWTGDNHSIWAHIALSLEQVCNLSVSGLAMCGSDIGGFGSDTTPELLVRFYEAAVFVPFFRNHSAMGTRRQEPWQFDETTIDAVRKTVKLRYRFIPYIYDLAHECEKTGAPIVRPLVYEYHADKHVRNISDEYMLGSFVLVAPVIAPGKEAREVYLPDGDWYDYYTGEKYSGGRYILADAPLDKVPVFIKAGAIIPVADGEIRSTEDITEDKISILTYPGKGSFVHYQDDNETFAYRNGAYNAVEYTLDGDKLEKKVLHKGL, from the coding sequence ATGGGAAATTTATATAAGAACTGTAAAATACAGGACAACACAGCAGAGCTGATCTACGAGAACGGCAGTCTGTTTGTTACCATATTTGAAAACAACATAGTGCATGTTGCACAAAAACACGGCATCGAAAGTGTTGCAATAGAAGAGGACTTTATTCCGAAGGCTGCCACACCGGACGTGACCTGCAAGGATACGTCTGATGCCAAGGGGACCGCAGCAGAAGCCGGTGTAAGCGATGCAGCAGTTAAAGCAGTCATAAGTGCAAGGGATATTACTGTAAATGTAAAGGATAACGAGAAGCTTGATATTTATTACAAAGGGAAGCTTGTGCTTTCGGATTATGAAACAGCACGCAAAAAGAGTGAGAAGAATCCGTACGAGGATCTTGCCATCGCAGAGCTTGAGGGACATACTGTCGGAAAAGATGAAGAAAAAACTGACGCTGTTACCATCATCAAAAAGCTTGGAAAGGATGATGCTATTTACGGTCTGGGAGATAAGCCGGGATGCCTCAACAAGCGTGGATATTCATATGTAAACTGGAACACGGATGATCCTGCGCCACATGTGGACAGCTTCAAATCGCTGTACAAATCCATACCGTTTTTTATCGTGTTGGGCGATGAATATTGCTATGGAATTTTTGCGGATAATACCTACAAGACAACCTTTGATTTCGGTTATGAAAACACAGATTACTATTTCGTCGAGCATGAGAAGGGCGAGCTGGACTACTATTTTATGCCGGGAAATGATATGGCAGAGGTGGTAGGACTTTATACATCACTGACAGGCACCACACCGCTTTATCAGAGATGGATATACGGCAGCCATCAAAGCCGCTGGGGCTATTACACACAGGATGAGGTACTTGATATAGCTGACAAATTCCGCGAACTTGATATCCCATGCGATGTGATACATATGGATATCGATTACATGAACGGCTACAGGGTATTCACCTTTGATGACAAGAAATTCCCGGATGTAAAGGGCCTTTCAGAGAAGCTTGCTGACAGGGGTGTAAAGCTCATATCCATCATTGACCCGGGTGTGAAAAAGGATGAGGATTATTTCATGTACAAAGAGGGCATGGAGATGGATGCATTTGCACATGATACAGATGGCAGTGTATATGAAAATGCTGTCTGGCCGGGAACATCGGTATTTCCGGACTTCACAAAGCAAAGCGTCAGAAGCTGGTGGGGAGACAAGACCAAGATACTTCTCGAGCACGGTATCAGTGGCATATGGAATGATATGAATGAGCCTGCAAGCTTCAACGGACCACTGCCGGATGATGTGCAGTTTGAGTATGGAGCACATGAAAAGGTTCACAATATTTACGGACATTTTATGGCAAAAGCTACATATGAGGGACTTGCGAAAAATGATGGTGGAAAACGTCCGTTTGTACTTACAAGGGCTGCATATGCCGGAAGCCAGAAATACTGCGGTGGCTGGACCGGAGACAATCACAGCATCTGGGCGCATATAGCACTTTCGCTCGAGCAGGTCTGCAATCTGTCAGTCAGCGGACTTGCCATGTGTGGCAGCGATATAGGCGGTTTCGGAAGTGATACTACACCGGAGCTTCTTGTCAGATTTTATGAGGCAGCAGTATTTGTGCCGTTTTTCAGAAATCATTCAGCGATGGGAACACGCAGACAGGAGCCTTGGCAGTTTGACGAGACTACGATAGATGCAGTCAGAAAGACAGTAAAGCTCAGATACAGATTTATCCCATATATCTATGATCTGGCACATGAGTGTGAGAAGACAGGAGCACCTATCGTGCGCCCGCTCGTATACGAGTATCATGCAGATAAGCATGTGAGAAATATTTCCGATGAATATATGCTCGGAAGCTTTGTACTGGTTGCACCTGTGATCGCACCGGGCAAGGAGGCAAGAGAGGTTTATCTGCCTGACGGCGACTGGTATGATTACTACACAGGCGAAAAATACAGTGGCGGCAGATATATTTTAGCAGATGCACCACTTGATAAAGTACCTGTCTTCATAAAAGCAGGAGCCATTATCCCTGTTGCAGACGGAGAAATTCGCTCTACAGAGGACATTACAGAGGATAAGATCAGCATACTGACATATCCGGGCAAGGGCAGCTTCGTGCATTATCAGGATGACAATGAGACGTTTGCATACAGAAACGGTGCGTACAATGCTGTTGAGTATACACTGGATGGGGATAAGCTCGAGAAGAAAGTGTTGCATAAGGGATTGTAA
- a CDS encoding exodeoxyribonuclease III, with the protein MKFISWNVNGLRACVQKGFLDFFNSIDADFFCIQESKLQAGQIDLDLPGYHQYWNYAEKKGYSGTAIFAKNEPLSVSYGIGIEEHDKEGRVITLEYDNFYLVTCYTPNSQNELKRLPYRMQWEDDFREYLKTLDAKKPVVLCGDLNVAHNEIDLKNPKTNRKNAGFSDEERAKMTELLGSGFTDTFRYFYPDAEGIYSWWSYRFKAREKNAGWRIDYFITSKRINDKLKKAAIHTDVLGSDHCPVEVDIEF; encoded by the coding sequence ATGAAATTTATATCGTGGAATGTAAATGGACTGCGCGCATGCGTCCAGAAAGGTTTCCTTGATTTTTTTAACAGTATAGATGCGGATTTCTTTTGTATACAGGAGTCCAAGCTACAGGCGGGACAGATTGACCTTGACCTGCCGGGCTATCACCAGTACTGGAATTATGCCGAGAAAAAAGGCTATTCCGGCACAGCCATTTTCGCAAAAAATGAGCCATTATCTGTGTCTTACGGCATAGGCATTGAGGAGCATGATAAGGAAGGACGTGTCATCACACTCGAATATGACAATTTCTATCTCGTAACCTGCTATACACCAAACTCACAGAATGAGCTGAAAAGGCTGCCGTACCGTATGCAGTGGGAGGATGATTTCAGAGAATATCTTAAAACACTCGATGCCAAAAAGCCTGTCGTACTGTGTGGTGATCTGAACGTCGCACACAATGAAATCGACCTGAAAAATCCAAAAACAAACCGCAAGAATGCAGGTTTTTCAGATGAGGAACGTGCTAAAATGACGGAGCTTTTAGGTTCCGGCTTTACCGATACCTTCAGATATTTTTATCCAGATGCCGAGGGTATATATTCCTGGTGGTCATACCGTTTTAAGGCTCGCGAGAAGAACGCAGGCTGGCGTATCGACTACTTTATCACATCAAAGCGCATCAATGATAAGCTTAAAAAGGCAGCAATCCATACCGATGTGCTCGGTTCAGACCACTGCCCTGTTGAGGTTGATATTGAATTTTAA
- a CDS encoding ATP-binding protein, whose translation MFKRKIYDKLLQWKKDSDGKTALLIEGARRIGKSTIVESFGRNEYKSYIIIDFSIVSKNIRELFEDISDLNYLFLQLQLQYKVDLYERESLIIFDEVQLCPRARQAIKSLVKDHRYDYIETGSLISIKKNVQDILIPSEERKLNMYPMDYEEFLWALNDETTIPLIHKLFDSQKPFGEEINRKLMRDFRLYMLVGGMPQAVDEYIKTNNFRKVDDVKRDILNLYEDDFKKIDATGKISMLFDAIPAQLNKNASRYQVSSVLTNNRADNTLELIAELKDSKTVLVSYHANDPSAGMSTNKDLTRFKLFLCDTGLFTTLMFKDKDFTENIIYEKLLNDKLGTNLGYLYENVVAQLLTCNGNELFYYTFFNESSRHNYEIDFLIAKKNKVCPIEVKSSGYKTHKSLDEFSIKFSNRILQKYLVYTKDFSKDKDILCLPAYMISFL comes from the coding sequence ATGTTTAAGCGAAAAATATATGATAAATTATTGCAATGGAAAAAGGATTCCGATGGTAAAACAGCACTCTTAATCGAAGGAGCCCGTCGTATAGGCAAGTCAACCATCGTAGAGTCATTTGGACGAAATGAATACAAAAGTTATATAATCATTGATTTCTCAATCGTCTCAAAAAATATACGTGAACTGTTTGAGGATATTTCAGATCTGAATTATCTGTTTTTGCAGTTGCAGCTCCAATACAAAGTCGATCTCTATGAGAGAGAGTCTTTGATTATTTTTGACGAAGTACAATTATGCCCCCGCGCAAGACAGGCTATCAAATCACTTGTAAAAGATCACCGATATGATTATATAGAAACCGGTTCTCTGATTTCTATCAAAAAAAACGTACAGGATATACTTATTCCAAGCGAAGAGAGAAAGCTAAACATGTATCCTATGGATTATGAAGAATTTTTATGGGCTTTGAATGATGAAACAACTATCCCCCTAATCCATAAGCTATTCGATTCTCAAAAACCCTTCGGAGAAGAGATTAATCGTAAATTGATGCGTGATTTCCGTCTTTATATGCTTGTCGGGGGAATGCCGCAGGCAGTTGATGAATATATCAAAACCAATAACTTCCGTAAGGTTGATGACGTGAAGCGTGATATTCTGAATCTTTATGAAGATGATTTCAAAAAAATAGATGCTACTGGAAAAATATCTATGCTTTTTGATGCAATTCCTGCGCAGCTAAACAAAAATGCTTCACGATATCAGGTATCAAGCGTACTGACAAACAATCGCGCCGATAATACACTGGAACTGATTGCAGAGTTAAAAGACTCAAAAACTGTTTTGGTATCATACCATGCAAATGACCCAAGTGCCGGTATGTCAACCAACAAAGACTTAACCCGGTTTAAACTATTTTTATGCGATACCGGGCTGTTTACTACATTGATGTTTAAAGACAAAGATTTCACAGAAAACATAATTTATGAAAAATTGTTAAATGACAAGCTAGGAACTAATCTAGGCTATCTTTACGAAAATGTAGTTGCACAGCTTTTAACGTGTAATGGCAACGAATTATTTTACTATACTTTTTTTAATGAAAGTTCACGCCATAATTACGAAATAGATTTTCTTATTGCCAAAAAAAATAAGGTTTGCCCTATTGAAGTAAAATCCAGTGGCTATAAAACCCATAAGTCACTGGATGAATTTTCAATAAAATTTTCAAACCGTATTCTTCAAAAATATCTCGTATATACAAAGGATTTCTCAAAAGACAAAGACATACTCTGTCTGCCTGCTTATATGATTTCGTTTTTGTAA
- a CDS encoding MATE family efflux transporter, with protein sequence MSQETNSAPVTENKMGTMPIGRLVFNMSLPMMISMLVQALYNIVDSIFVAKLSENALTAVSLAFPLQTLIIAVATGTGVGVNALLSKSLGAHKYDEANKIGINGAVLYAFSYVIFLILGLTIVKPFYMSQIGNADIEIMDMGVSYLSTVMIFSFGIFAEIFFERVLTSTGRTIFSMTSQLCGAITNIILDPIMIFGLLGFPKLGATGAAVATVVGQCVAAVVAFVCNHKFNHEISLSFKGYSPDFKIMGTIYAIGIPSIIMQSIGSIMTYAMNRILIGFSSTAAAVFGVYFKLQSFFFMPVFGLNNGITPIIAFNYGAQNRKRMVKTIKVSLITAFCLLFVGFACFEFIPHVLLGMFSASDDMLKIGVPALRIIGVHFLIAWFCIIVGTVFQALGKAVFSMIVSIMRQLVVLIPAAYILSKLGGLHAVWWAFPIAEVISFTVSTLFLIRINRTIISKIPDGSDVL encoded by the coding sequence ATGAGTCAGGAAACAAATTCAGCCCCTGTAACAGAGAACAAGATGGGAACCATGCCTATCGGCAGACTTGTATTTAACATGTCTTTGCCTATGATGATTTCCATGCTCGTACAGGCTTTATACAACATCGTGGACAGTATTTTCGTTGCAAAGCTGTCCGAAAACGCACTCACAGCAGTTTCACTTGCCTTCCCTTTGCAGACACTCATCATCGCTGTCGCAACCGGTACCGGTGTAGGTGTAAACGCGCTGCTGTCAAAGTCACTCGGCGCCCATAAATACGACGAGGCCAACAAAATCGGCATCAACGGTGCCGTACTATATGCATTCAGCTATGTAATATTTCTGATTCTCGGACTTACAATCGTAAAGCCTTTTTACATGAGTCAGATTGGAAATGCTGATATCGAAATCATGGATATGGGTGTGAGCTACCTGAGTACTGTTATGATTTTTTCATTTGGTATTTTTGCGGAAATCTTTTTTGAGAGGGTGCTTACCTCGACAGGAAGAACTATTTTCAGCATGACCTCACAGCTTTGCGGTGCCATCACAAATATCATTCTGGATCCTATCATGATCTTTGGACTGCTTGGCTTCCCTAAGCTCGGTGCTACCGGTGCAGCCGTGGCAACCGTTGTGGGACAGTGCGTAGCCGCCGTTGTTGCCTTTGTCTGCAACCACAAATTCAATCATGAAATCAGCCTGAGCTTCAAGGGCTACAGCCCGGATTTCAAAATCATGGGAACCATTTATGCTATCGGTATTCCGTCAATCATCATGCAGTCTATAGGCTCTATAATGACATATGCCATGAACAGAATACTTATCGGCTTTTCATCGACTGCCGCTGCTGTTTTCGGTGTTTATTTCAAGCTGCAGAGCTTCTTCTTTATGCCTGTATTCGGACTGAACAACGGAATCACACCTATCATCGCATTCAACTACGGTGCTCAGAACAGAAAGCGTATGGTTAAAACAATAAAGGTCAGCCTGATAACAGCATTCTGTCTGCTCTTCGTTGGCTTTGCCTGCTTTGAGTTCATACCACATGTGCTTCTTGGAATGTTCAGCGCCTCTGACGATATGCTCAAAATCGGTGTTCCGGCGCTCAGAATAATCGGAGTGCATTTCCTCATCGCATGGTTTTGTATTATCGTCGGCACCGTATTCCAGGCTTTGGGAAAGGCGGTCTTTTCCATGATCGTATCAATCATGCGTCAGCTTGTGGTTTTAATTCCGGCAGCATACATCCTTTCAAAGCTTGGTGGACTTCACGCTGTATGGTGGGCTTTCCCTATAGCAGAGGTGATATCCTTTACTGTTTCGACATTATTCTTAATCAGGATTAACAGAACTATTATCTCAAAGATTCCTGATGGAAGCGATGTGCTATAA
- a CDS encoding MarR family winged helix-turn-helix transcriptional regulator: MKFNFEFAEKISRTYSDECRPLCHELKLPQTAFDILMFLANNPEYKTARDIVEIRKIKANLVSVNVDKLVNEGYLERKPVENDRRKTELVCTKKAGTVIERGRRIQQQFTANLFAGIDEEQKKQLTIVMEQLENNMDEIIRRKSHK; this comes from the coding sequence ATGAAATTTAACTTTGAGTTTGCAGAGAAGATTTCGCGAACCTACAGCGATGAGTGCAGACCACTGTGCCATGAGCTGAAGCTTCCGCAGACAGCCTTTGATATACTCATGTTTCTGGCGAACAATCCGGAATATAAGACGGCAAGGGATATAGTTGAAATAAGAAAAATCAAGGCAAATCTTGTGTCTGTAAATGTTGATAAGCTTGTGAATGAAGGCTATCTGGAGAGAAAACCTGTGGAAAATGATAGGAGGAAGACGGAGCTTGTCTGTACAAAAAAGGCCGGGACTGTCATTGAAAGAGGAAGGCGTATACAGCAGCAGTTTACAGCAAATCTGTTTGCAGGGATAGATGAGGAGCAGAAAAAGCAGCTGACGATTGTTATGGAACAGCTTGAGAATAATATGGATGAAATAATCAGGAGGAAATCACACAAATGA
- a CDS encoding sulfite exporter TauE/SafE family protein, with protein sequence MSTLITIIVTFFAGMGAGLGTGFAGLSAAAVISPMLITFLGMDPYMAVGIALSSDVLASAVSAYTYGKNKNLDVKNGLIMMVTVLCFTVVGSYVSSLVPSATMGNFSVFMTFLLGIKFIVRPVMTTKEAMQGVSAKKRAVQSIICGVIIGFICGFIGAGGGMMMLLILTSVLGYELKTAVGTSVFIMAFTAFTGAASHFAIGGKPDWFVLLLCIAFTLLWARIAAVFANKASAKTLNRATGIVLVILGIVVFAFSLLS encoded by the coding sequence ATGAGCACATTAATAACTATAATAGTAACATTTTTTGCCGGTATGGGCGCAGGCCTTGGAACCGGCTTTGCGGGACTAAGCGCAGCAGCAGTAATAAGCCCTATGCTCATTACATTTTTGGGAATGGACCCTTATATGGCAGTGGGAATAGCCCTGTCGTCTGATGTACTTGCCAGCGCAGTGTCAGCCTATACATATGGAAAGAACAAGAACCTTGATGTAAAAAACGGGCTCATAATGATGGTCACGGTTTTATGCTTCACGGTTGTTGGAAGCTATGTATCAAGCCTTGTGCCGTCAGCAACAATGGGCAACTTTTCGGTATTTATGACATTTTTACTCGGAATCAAGTTTATAGTCCGTCCTGTCATGACAACAAAGGAGGCCATGCAGGGAGTTTCAGCTAAAAAGAGAGCTGTCCAGTCAATCATCTGCGGTGTGATTATCGGATTTATCTGTGGCTTCATAGGTGCGGGAGGCGGTATGATGATGCTCCTCATCCTCACATCGGTGCTTGGCTATGAGCTTAAGACTGCAGTCGGAACGAGCGTATTTATCATGGCATTTACAGCCTTTACAGGAGCTGCCTCGCACTTTGCCATCGGTGGAAAACCGGACTGGTTTGTGCTGCTTTTATGTATTGCATTTACACTCCTTTGGGCGAGAATTGCAGCGGTCTTTGCAAACAAGGCATCCGCAAAAACCTTAAATCGTGCCACAGGTATTGTACTTGTAATACTTGGCATCGTGGTATTTGCATTTTCACTTCTGAGCTGA
- a CDS encoding methyl-accepting chemotaxis protein yields the protein MSSKKDAMKKKLENMHLGERINYGYRMVITMMLISGLLSIAVIGVLFFNMLNYVNKVNAADQAVKTCRINVNAAARNVREMALNPDKSTYDDYEQGAKEKLEDVDVQLKTIKKSGIVPENQYNEYSKALSDWANIGYSIMDKIKAGQKDEAVDQIINECTPKLNKTVELAKEINKLTDERSHQAVVRTYVCAAVGLIVIIICLICAWQLTKRTGKIVLDTILEPLHAIEEVAKELTEGNLHSTLDYRSEDEIGRLAHSMRKSIRILGSYVDDIDRSMKLFADGHFDAQPEVEWRGDFVGILHSFMEFEKSMAVTIKGIQNVSSEVSSAAEQVAASSNDLADGATNQAAVVEELTATVEGVSEQVEQNSKSAKEISGRVDELGGAIWESNGKMQEMVTSMHEINEASKQIDQIISTINEIASQTNLLALNASIEAARAGEAGKGFAVVANQVNMLADQSAQAAKESAALIETSVQAVEKGMNIAEQTASQLEEVAENSKVITKEVTNIADTLETQTSEIKQINEGIEQINDVVQTNSATSQECAAASQQMSSESENLSEMIAKFKISDIEE from the coding sequence ATGTCTTCAAAAAAAGATGCGATGAAAAAGAAATTGGAAAACATGCATTTGGGTGAAAGGATTAACTATGGCTATAGAATGGTTATTACCATGATGCTTATTTCGGGACTGCTTTCGATTGCGGTCATTGGTGTGTTGTTTTTCAATATGTTAAACTATGTAAACAAGGTAAATGCTGCCGATCAGGCGGTTAAGACATGTAGAATAAATGTAAATGCAGCGGCTAGAAATGTAAGAGAGATGGCACTTAATCCTGACAAATCAACATATGACGACTATGAGCAGGGCGCAAAAGAAAAGCTTGAAGATGTTGATGTGCAGTTAAAAACAATAAAAAAATCAGGTATCGTTCCTGAGAATCAGTATAATGAATATTCAAAGGCTCTTTCTGACTGGGCGAATATCGGATACTCAATCATGGATAAGATTAAAGCCGGACAGAAGGATGAGGCTGTTGATCAGATTATCAATGAGTGTACACCAAAGTTAAATAAAACAGTTGAGCTTGCAAAGGAAATCAACAAGCTGACTGACGAAAGAAGCCATCAGGCAGTTGTAAGGACATATGTATGTGCTGCAGTCGGACTCATAGTCATCATTATCTGTCTGATATGTGCATGGCAGTTGACAAAGAGAACAGGAAAGATCGTGCTTGATACAATCCTTGAGCCATTACATGCAATCGAGGAAGTGGCAAAGGAGCTGACAGAAGGAAATCTTCACAGCACACTTGATTACCGTTCAGAGGATGAAATCGGTAGATTGGCACACAGCATGAGAAAGTCTATCCGTATTCTCGGCTCATATGTGGATGATATAGACAGGTCGATGAAGCTCTTTGCGGACGGACATTTTGATGCACAGCCGGAAGTAGAGTGGAGAGGCGATTTTGTAGGTATTTTACATTCATTTATGGAATTTGAAAAAAGTATGGCAGTCACCATAAAGGGAATCCAGAATGTATCAAGCGAGGTTTCAAGTGCGGCAGAGCAGGTAGCTGCAAGCTCAAATGACCTTGCAGACGGTGCAACCAATCAGGCTGCGGTTGTAGAGGAACTGACAGCGACGGTTGAGGGAGTTTCAGAGCAGGTGGAGCAGAATTCAAAGAGTGCAAAGGAAATCAGTGGAAGAGTGGATGAGCTTGGAGGTGCAATTTGGGAAAGCAATGGAAAGATGCAGGAGATGGTTACATCTATGCATGAAATAAACGAAGCCTCTAAACAGATAGATCAGATTATATCAACCATTAATGAGATTGCATCACAGACCAACCTGCTTGCATTAAACGCTTCTATTGAGGCAGCAAGAGCAGGGGAGGCAGGAAAAGGCTTTGCGGTTGTGGCAAATCAGGTAAATATGCTTGCCGATCAAAGTGCACAGGCTGCAAAGGAATCAGCTGCGCTTATAGAGACATCTGTGCAGGCTGTTGAAAAAGGCATGAATATTGCAGAGCAGACAGCTTCACAGCTTGAAGAAGTAGCAGAGAACTCTAAGGTGATTACAAAAGAGGTGACTAATATAGCTGATACACTGGAGACCCAGACCAGTGAGATCAAGCAGATTAACGAAGGAATTGAGCAGATCAATGATGTTGTACAGACCAATTCAGCAACATCACAGGAGTGTGCGGCTGCGAGCCAGCAGATGAGCAGTGAATCAGAAAATCTGAGTGAAATGATAGCAAAATTCAAAATCTCAGACATTGAAGAGTAA
- a CDS encoding EAL domain-containing protein, with the protein MRAFDAYKILDEQEAGSLIDLIAPCMDDYLYIIDLKNDTLRISQSAVERFMLPDKFMNDATKHLRTLVYEKDRKLLENHKRKIYDGKEKRYNVLCRLMNSKNLPVWINCRGEVINDEAGKPRYIIGCMNETGTRQRADNISGLLGEKEMASYLYSQPKEKLSGYFIQIGIDDFGIINNVQGQIYGNYILKRVAECIAECLSSGQRIYHLVTDKYMLVDMLSKSQDDVVQLFKRIGEKIDEFIVDENYKSIFSISAGVTDISTLAEDAIECRKKSDFSLKCAKKRGGGSLYFFEEEDYKVSLRKNTILSALRSATVNDFEGFEVYYQPILDSADRIIGAEALLRFFMHSDEGDEMISPVEFIPLLEKSRLIIPVGEFVLNEAAKMCREMQQYIADFRVNINVSYIQIMRGSMANKILTAIRANNLRPESICIEMTESGFMDMTPCFCSFRKKLDENNIQFIIDDFGTGYSNLRYISEMNPDYVKIDKDFTARAMSSEKDYELFRKIIEMVHSINIKICIEGIEKEEWACAMKEIHVDYMQGYLYGRPCEKGVFLNNYGI; encoded by the coding sequence ATGAGGGCTTTTGATGCATATAAAATACTTGACGAGCAGGAGGCAGGAAGTCTGATAGACTTAATTGCACCTTGTATGGATGATTATCTGTATATTATAGATTTAAAGAATGATACACTGAGGATATCACAGTCAGCGGTAGAGCGTTTTATGCTTCCTGATAAATTTATGAATGATGCAACAAAGCATCTTCGTACATTGGTTTATGAGAAAGACCGTAAGCTGCTCGAAAATCACAAGCGTAAAATATATGATGGAAAAGAAAAAAGGTACAACGTGCTATGTCGTTTGATGAACAGCAAAAATCTCCCGGTATGGATTAACTGCCGTGGGGAGGTCATCAATGACGAGGCGGGGAAACCACGATATATTATAGGCTGCATGAACGAGACAGGAACAAGGCAGCGAGCTGACAATATCAGTGGGCTGTTAGGTGAAAAGGAGATGGCATCATATCTCTATTCACAGCCTAAAGAGAAGCTGTCAGGTTATTTCATACAGATTGGAATTGACGATTTTGGGATAATCAATAATGTTCAGGGTCAGATATATGGCAACTACATACTTAAAAGAGTGGCCGAATGCATAGCAGAATGTCTCTCAAGCGGTCAGAGAATATATCATCTTGTTACAGATAAGTATATGCTTGTGGATATGCTTAGCAAATCGCAGGATGATGTGGTGCAGTTGTTCAAAAGGATAGGTGAAAAAATTGATGAGTTTATAGTTGATGAAAACTATAAATCAATCTTTTCGATTTCTGCCGGAGTGACAGATATATCAACACTGGCAGAGGACGCAATAGAGTGCAGGAAAAAGTCGGATTTTTCTTTAAAATGCGCAAAAAAAAGAGGCGGAGGAAGCCTTTATTTCTTCGAGGAAGAGGATTATAAAGTGTCATTGCGCAAAAATACCATCCTGAGTGCGCTTCGTAGCGCAACTGTAAATGATTTTGAAGGCTTTGAGGTATATTATCAGCCTATCTTAGATAGTGCTGATCGAATAATCGGTGCAGAGGCACTTTTACGGTTTTTCATGCATTCGGATGAGGGCGATGAAATGATTTCCCCGGTTGAGTTTATTCCTTTACTGGAGAAGAGCAGGCTCATCATTCCGGTTGGAGAGTTTGTATTGAACGAAGCAGCAAAAATGTGCCGTGAAATGCAGCAGTATATTGCGGATTTCAGGGTAAATATCAATGTATCATATATACAGATTATGCGTGGAAGTATGGCAAATAAAATCCTTACTGCTATCCGGGCAAACAATCTGAGACCTGAATCCATCTGTATCGAAATGACAGAGAGTGGATTCATGGATATGACGCCATGTTTTTGCAGCTTCAGGAAAAAGCTTGATGAGAATAATATCCAGTTCATAATAGATGATTTTGGAACAGGCTATTCAAATCTTCGCTATATCAGTGAGATGAACCCGGACTATGTAAAGATAGATAAGGATTTTACGGCAAGGGCGATGAGCAGTGAGAAGGACTATGAGCTGTTCAGAAAGATTATAGAGATGGTTCACAGTATAAATATAAAAATCTGCATTGAGGGAATTGAGAAGGAAGAGTGGGCTTGCGCAATGAAAGAAATCCATGTAGATTATATGCAGGGATATCTGTATGGCAGACCATGCGAAAAAGGCGTTTTTTTAAACAACTATGGGATATAA